The Benincasa hispida cultivar B227 chromosome 11, ASM972705v1, whole genome shotgun sequence genome has a segment encoding these proteins:
- the LOC120090358 gene encoding ubiquitin carboxyl-terminal hydrolase 12, protein MTMMTPPPLDQEDEEMLVPHSDVVEGPQPMEAQVEPSGTVENQQVEDPPPIKFTWRIENFSRLNMKKYYSDSFSVGGYKWRILVFPKGNNVDHLSMYLDVADSGTLPYGWSRYAQFSLAVVNQVHKKYSIRKDTKHQFNARESDWGFTSFMPLSDLYDPSRGYLVNDTCIVEAEVLVRKVLDYWSYDSKKETGYVGLKNQGATCYMNSLLQTLYHIPYFRKAVYHMPTTENDMPSGSIPLALQSLFYKLQFNASSVATKELTKSFGWDTYDSFMQHDVQELNRVLCEKLEDKMKGTVVEGTIQQLFEGHHMNYIECINVDYKSTRKESFYDLQLDVKGCNDVYASFDKYVEVERLEGDNKYHAEEHGLQEAKKGVLFIDFPPVLQLQLKRFEYDFMRDTMVKINDRYEFPLQLDLDRENGKYLSPEADRSVRNLYTLHSVLVHSGGVHGGHYYAFIRPTLSDQWYKFDDERVTKEDMKRALEEQYGGEEELPQTNPGFNNTPFKFTKYSNAYMLVYIRESDKDKIICNVDEKDIAEHLRIRLKKEQEEKEDKRRYKAQAHLYAIIKVARDVDLQEQIGKDIYFDLVDHDKVRSFRIQKQIPFNLFKEEVAKEYGIPVQFQRFWIWAKRQNHTYRPNRPLTLQEEAQSVGQLREASNKANNAELKLFLEVELGLDLHPIVPPEKNKDDILLFFKLYDPEKGELRYVGRLFVKSSTKPIEILEKLNKMAGFDPDQEIELFEEIKFEPCVMCEHLDKRTSFRLSQIEDGDIICFQKSPIDSEECKYPDVPSFLEYVHNRQVVHFRTLEKPKEDDFCLELSKVHTYDDVVEKVAKRIGLDDPSKIRLTAHNCYSQQPKPQPIKYRGVDHLSDMLVHYNQMSDILYYEVLDIPLPELQGLKNLKVAFHHATKDEVVIHNIRLPKQSTVGDVINLLKTKVELSHPDAELRLLEVFYHKIYKIFPHNERIENINDQYWTLRVEEIPEEEKNLGPQDRLIHVYHFSKETAQNQMQVQNFGEPFFLVIHEGETLADVKIRIQKKLQVPDEEFSKWKFAFFSLGRPEYLQDSDIVSNRFQRRDIYGAWEQYLGLEHSDTTPKRSYAVNHNRATYEKPVKIYN, encoded by the exons ATGACTATGATGACTCCTCCACCTCTTGAT CAAGAAGACGAGGAGATGCTTGTGCCACATTCGGATGTAGTGGAAGGTCCTCAGCCTATGGAAG CTCAAGTGGAGCCTTCTGGCACCGTGGAGAACCAGCAAGTGGAGGATCCACCACCTATAAAATTCACATGGAGAATCGAGAACTTCTCTAGGTTAAACATGAAAAAGTATTATTCTGACTCGTTTTCTGTTGGCGGATATAAATG GCGGATATTAGTTTTTCCAAAAGGAAACAACGTGGACCACCTGTCAATGTATTTGGATGTTGCAGACTCTGGAACGTTGCCGTACGGGTGGAGTAGATACGCCCAATTCAGCTTGGCTGTGGTTAATCAGGTTCATAAGAAGTATTCAATACGAAAGG ACACAAAACACCAATTCAATGCTAGAGAAAGTGATTGGGGTTTTACATCATTCATGCCTCTCAGTGATCTTTATGATCCTAGTCGAGGGTACCTTGTAAATGACACATGTATTGTTGAAGCTGAGGTTCTGGTTCGTAAGGTTCTCGATTACTGGTCATATGATTCAAAGAAAGAAACTGGGTATGTGGGTCTTAAGAACCAAGGGGCAACTTGTTACATGAATTCTCTTCTTCAGACACTTTACCATATACCTTACTTCAGAAAG GCTGTTTACCATATGCCGACAACCGAGAATGACATGCCTTCAGGAAGCATCCCGTTGGCTCTTCAAAGTTTGTTCTATAAACTTCAATTTAATGCCAGCAGTGTTGCAACTAAAGAGCTTACTAAGTCCTTTGGATGGGATACTTATGATTCTTTCATGCAACATGATGTACAAGAACTCAATAGAGTTTTGTGTGAAAAGCTTGAAGATAAAATGAAG GGAACTGTTGTGGAGGGGACAATACAGCAGTTATTTGAGGGTCATCACATGAATTACATAGAATGCATTAATGTTGACTACAAATCTACAAGAAAGGAATCATTTTATG ATCTCCAGCTTGATGTGAAAGGTTGTAATGATGTATATGCATCTTTTGATAAGTATGTGGAAGTTGAACGCCTTGAGGGTGATAACAAGTATCACGCAGAAGAGCATGGCTTGCAG GAAGCTAAGAAGGGCGTCTTGTTTATTGACTTCCCTCCAGTCCTCCAACTCCAGTTGAAGCGTTTTGAGTACGATTTTATGCGGGATACAATGGTGAAG ATAAATGATCGCTATGAGTTTCCTCTTCAACTAGACCTTGATAGGGAAAATGGCAAGTATCTATCACCAGAAGCAGATAGGAGCGTTCGCAACCTTTACACACTTCATAG TGTGCTGGTACATAGTGGTGGTGTCCATGGTGGGCATTATTATGCTTTTATCAGGCCAACCTTATCTGATCAGTG GTACAAATTTGACGATGAACGAGTAACAAAAGAAGATATGAAGAGAGCATTAGAAGAGCAATATGGTGGTGAGGAAGAG TTGCCGCAGACCAACCCTGGCTTCAACAATACTCCCTTCAAGTTCACCAAATATTCTAATGCATATATGCTTGTGTACATCCGTGAAAGTGACAAGGACAAAATAATTTGCAATGTGGATGAGAAAGACATAGCTGAACACCTTAGG ATAAGGTTAAAGAAAGAGCAGGAGGAGAAGGAAGACAAGAGAAGATATAAAGCACAGGCCCATCTCTATGCAATTATCAAG GTTGCACGAGATGTGGACCTTCAAGAACAAATAGGGAAGGATATATACTTCGATCTTGTTGATCATGATAAAGTTCGCAGTTTTCGTATTCAGAAACAGATACCTTTCAATCTTTTCAAG GAGGAGGTTGCCAAGGAGTATGGCATACCAGTGCAATTTCAGCGGTTTTGGATTTGGGCAAAGCGACAAAATCACACGTATCGTCCTAATCGGCCGTTGACTCTGCAAGAAGAAGCACAATCT GTTGGGCAGCTGAGAGAAGCATCCAACAAAGCAAATAACGCAGAACTGAAGTTGTTTTTGGAAGTAGAGCTTGGATTG GATCTACATCCTATTGTTCCACCCGAGAAAAATAAAGACGacattcttcttttcttcaagCTTTATGACCCTGAGAAAGGAGAGCTGAG ATATGTAGGTAGGCTTTTTGTGAAGAGTTCAACAAAGCCtattgaaattttggaaaagttaaataaaatggCAGGCTTTGATCCTGATCAAGAGATTGAACTTTTtgag GAAATAAAGTTTGAGCCTTGTGTCATGTGTGAACATTTAGATAAAAGGACTTCATTTCGACTAAGTCAG atTGAGGATGGGGACATTATTTGCTTTCAGAAATCCCCTATTGATAGTGAAGAATGCAAATACCCCGATGTTCCATCCTTTTTGGAGTATGTACATAATCGTCAG GTTGTTCATTTTCGAACTCTAGAGAAACCCAAGGAGGATGACTTTTGCTTAGAGCT GTCGAAAGTTCATACTTATGATGATGTCGTTGAAAAGGTGGCAAAACGAATTGGACTGGACGATCCATCCAAAATCAGATTGACTGCACATAACTGCTATTCTCAGCAACCTAAGCCACAGCCTATCAAATATCGAGGGGTAGATCATTTGTCAGATATGTTGGTTCATTATAACCAG ATGTCTGATATATTGTATTATGAAGTCCTGGACATTCCCCTGCCAGAACTGCAAGGTCTCAAAAATCTGAAGGTTGCTTTTCATCATGCCACAAAAGATGAG GTGGTTATTCACAATATTAGATTACCCAAACAAAGTACCGTTGGTGATGTTattaatttacttaaaacaAAG GTTGAGTTATCTCATCCAGATGCGGAACTTAGGTTACTTGAAGTTTTCTATCATAAGATCTACAAG ATCTTTCCACATAATGAAAGAATTGAGAATATAAATGACCAATACTGGACACTACGTGTGGAGGAG ATCCCTGAAGAAGAGAAAAACCTTGGTCCTCAGGACCGTTTGATTCATGTATACCACTTCAGCAAAGAGACAGCACAAAACCAAATG CAAGTACAAAATTTTGGAGAACCTTTTTTCTTGGTCATTCATGAAGGTGAGACCTTGGCTGATGTGAAAATTCGCATACagaagaaacttcaagttccaGATGAGGAGTTCTCCAAG TGGAAGTTTGCATTTTTCTCCCTAGGGCGGCCAGAATATCTGCAGGATTCTGACATCGTCTCCAATCGTTTTCAG AGGAGAGACATTTACGGTGCTTGGGAACAGTACCTTGGGTTGGAGCATTCAGACACCACTCCCAAGAGGTCTTATGCTGTCAATCAT AACCGTGCCACATATGAGAAACCTGTGAAAATATACAACTGA